Proteins encoded together in one Staphylococcus aureus window:
- a CDS encoding diacylglycerol kinase family protein, with translation MENKYTHGVLFYHEHSGLKNINQGIGEVTTALSSICKHLSIQLSENEGDIIKYCQEIKTKNYAKDVDILFILGGDGTVNELINGVMTHDLQLPIGILPGGTFNDFTKTLNIAPNHKQASEQMISAQVGTYDVIKINNQYALNFVGLGLIVQNAENVQDGSKDIFGKLSYIGSTVKTLLNPTQFNYQLSIDDKTYSGETTMILTANGPFIGGSRIPLTDLSPQDGELNTFIFNEQSFSILNDIFKKRDSMNWNEITQGIEHIPGKKISLTTDPAMKVDIDGEISLETPIDIEVIPNAIQLLTVNDL, from the coding sequence ATGGAAAATAAATATACACATGGTGTCCTCTTTTACCATGAACACAGTGGATTAAAAAATATTAATCAAGGTATTGGGGAAGTTACAACAGCATTAAGTTCAATTTGTAAGCATCTTTCTATTCAATTGAGTGAAAACGAAGGTGACATTATTAAATATTGCCAAGAAATCAAAACTAAAAACTATGCAAAAGATGTAGATATATTATTTATTCTTGGCGGTGATGGCACGGTTAACGAACTTATAAACGGTGTTATGACACATGACCTTCAACTCCCTATTGGCATTTTACCAGGCGGTACTTTTAATGATTTTACAAAAACGCTAAATATAGCACCTAATCATAAACAAGCTAGTGAACAAATGATTTCTGCACAAGTTGGTACATACGATGTAATTAAAATAAATAATCAATATGCACTCAACTTTGTTGGCTTAGGTCTCATTGTTCAAAACGCTGAAAACGTACAAGATGGTTCAAAAGATATATTTGGTAAATTGAGTTATATTGGATCAACTGTCAAAACACTGCTAAATCCAACACAATTTAATTATCAATTATCAATAGATGATAAGACATATTCTGGCGAAACGACCATGATACTAACAGCAAATGGTCCATTCATTGGTGGTAGTCGTATACCATTGACTGATTTGTCTCCTCAAGATGGTGAACTGAACACTTTCATTTTTAATGAACAAAGTTTCAGTATTTTAAATGATATTTTTAAAAAGCGTGATAGCATGAATTGGAATGAAATTACTCAAGGTATTGAGCATATACCTGGTAAAAAGATTTCACTTACAACAGATCCAGCAATGAAAGTTGATATTGATGGCGAAATTTCATTAGAAACACCTATTGATATTGAGGTTATACCAAATGCCATTCAGTTACTTACTGTCAATGATTTGTAA
- a CDS encoding peptide MFS transporter — MTQQNSHGNQIQDIPQTGFFGHPRGLGVLFFVEFWERFSYYGMRALLIFYMYFAVTDNGLGIDKTTAMSIMSVYGSLIYMTSIPGGWIADRITGTRGATLLGAVFIIIGHICLSLPFALIGLFTSMFFIIIGSGLMKPNISNIVGRLYPENDRRMDAGFVIFYMSVNMGALLSPIILQHFVNVKNFHGGFLIAAVGMALGLVWYVLFNRKNLGSVGMKPTNPLTPAEKKKYGLIIGSVVLAIVLIIVIGALTNSLSFNLVSNTVLVLGIALPIIYFTLIIRSKDVTDTERSRVKAFIPLFILGMVFWAIQEQGSNVLNIYGIEHSDMKLNLFGWKTNFGEAIFQSINPLFILLLAPIISLLWQKLGTKQPSLPVKFAIGTFLAGASYILIGIVGYASGSSNFSVNWVILSYIICVIGELCLSPTGNSAAVKLAPKAFNAQMMSIWYLTNASAQAINGTLVKLIEPLGQTNYFIFLGVVAIIVTTIVLAFSPLIIKAMKGIR; from the coding sequence ATGACACAACAAAACTCCCATGGAAATCAAATTCAAGACATACCTCAAACAGGATTTTTCGGGCATCCTCGAGGACTAGGCGTACTCTTCTTTGTAGAGTTCTGGGAAAGGTTTAGTTATTATGGCATGCGTGCCCTACTCATTTTCTACATGTACTTTGCCGTAACAGATAATGGCCTTGGAATTGATAAAACAACAGCTATGTCAATTATGTCAGTTTATGGTTCATTAATCTATATGACATCAATACCAGGCGGATGGATTGCTGACAGAATTACAGGCACTAGAGGCGCTACTTTATTAGGTGCAGTCTTTATTATTATCGGACATATTTGTTTAAGCTTACCATTTGCATTAATCGGCTTATTCACATCAATGTTCTTCATCATTATTGGTTCAGGTTTAATGAAGCCAAACATTTCAAATATCGTTGGCCGTTTATATCCTGAAAATGATAGACGTATGGATGCAGGTTTTGTTATTTTCTATATGTCAGTTAATATGGGTGCATTATTATCACCTATTATTTTGCAACACTTTGTTAATGTTAAAAACTTCCACGGCGGATTCTTGATTGCAGCAGTTGGTATGGCATTAGGTTTAGTATGGTATGTACTTTTCAACCGCAAAAACTTAGGTAGCGTTGGTATGAAACCTACTAACCCATTGACACCAGCTGAAAAGAAAAAGTATGGTCTTATTATCGGAAGTGTTGTTTTAGCAATTGTATTAATTATCGTTATTGGTGCATTAACTAACTCATTATCATTTAACTTAGTTAGTAATACTGTTTTAGTATTAGGTATTGCATTACCAATCATTTACTTCACTTTAATTATTAGAAGTAAAGATGTCACTGATACTGAACGTTCTCGTGTTAAAGCATTTATTCCATTATTTATTCTTGGAATGGTGTTCTGGGCTATTCAAGAACAAGGGTCTAATGTATTAAACATATATGGAATTGAACATTCAGATATGAAATTAAACTTATTTGGTTGGAAAACAAACTTTGGTGAAGCGATCTTCCAATCAATTAACCCATTATTTATTTTATTACTAGCTCCAATTATTTCACTTTTATGGCAAAAGCTTGGAACTAAACAACCTAGCCTGCCAGTAAAATTTGCAATTGGTACGTTCTTAGCAGGTGCGTCATACATACTAATTGGTATTGTAGGTTATGCATCAGGTTCATCAAACTTTTCAGTTAACTGGGTTATTTTATCGTACATTATTTGTGTTATCGGTGAGCTATGCTTATCACCAACGGGTAATAGTGCTGCTGTTAAGTTAGCACCTAAAGCATTTAATGCCCAAATGATGAGTATTTGGTACTTAACTAACGCTTCTGCACAAGCAATCAATGGTACTTTAGTTAAGTTAATAGAACCACTAGGTCAAACAAATTACTTTATTTTCCTAGGTGTTGTTGCAATTATTGTTACAACAATTGTATTAGCATTCTCACCTTTAATCATCAAAGCGATGAAAGGTATACGTTAA
- the queF gene encoding preQ(1) synthase: MAHGRQQDELQDITLLGNQDNTYNFDYRPDVLESFDNKHQGRDYFVKFNCPEFTSLCPITGQPDFATIYISYIPNVKMVESKSLKLYLFSFRNHGDFHEDCMNIIMNDLIELMDPHYIEVWGKFTPRGGISIDPYTNYGRPNSKYEKMAEHRLMNHDLYPEKIDNR; this comes from the coding sequence ATGGCACATGGCCGTCAACAAGATGAATTACAAGATATAACTTTATTAGGAAATCAAGACAATACTTACAATTTTGACTATCGTCCTGATGTATTAGAATCGTTTGATAATAAGCATCAAGGTCGTGACTATTTCGTAAAATTCAACTGTCCAGAATTTACATCATTATGTCCAATTACTGGGCAACCAGATTTTGCAACTATCTATATTTCATATATTCCAAATGTTAAAATGGTTGAATCAAAATCTTTGAAATTATACTTATTTAGTTTCAGAAATCACGGTGATTTTCACGAAGATTGTATGAATATTATTATGAATGATTTGATAGAGCTTATGGACCCACATTATATTGAAGTCTGGGGCAAGTTCACACCACGTGGTGGAATTTCTATTGATCCTTATACAAACTATGGACGTCCAAATTCTAAATATGAAAAAATGGCTGAGCATCGTTTGATGAATCATGATTTATATCCCGAAAAAATAGATAATCGTTAA
- a CDS encoding DMT family transporter, with protein sequence MNPKVKGIIAILISAIGFSFMSVFFRLAGDLPVFQKSLARNLVAMFIPLFFIYKYHQPMFGRLSSQPLLITRSTLGLIGVLLNIYAIDHMVLSDADSLMKLNPFWTILLSIVFLHEKVRKYQITAMIIAILGMLLIVKPEFSSSMIPSLAGLFSGIFAASAYTCVRALSTREAPYTIVFYFSLFSVIVLIPFTAYTYEPMSQMQILYLLGAGLAAAVGQIGVTLAYSFAAAKDISIFTYASIIFTAILGFILFGESPDFYATLGYVVIIGASYYMFEKARRDAKIIKK encoded by the coding sequence TTGAATCCTAAAGTAAAAGGTATCATTGCCATTTTAATTTCGGCTATTGGTTTCAGTTTTATGTCAGTGTTTTTCAGACTTGCAGGTGACCTTCCTGTTTTTCAAAAATCATTAGCACGAAACTTAGTAGCAATGTTTATTCCATTATTTTTTATATATAAATACCATCAGCCAATGTTTGGCAGACTTTCAAGTCAACCCTTATTAATAACACGATCAACACTTGGACTTATTGGTGTATTGTTAAATATTTATGCCATTGATCATATGGTACTTAGTGATGCCGATTCATTAATGAAACTCAATCCTTTCTGGACGATTTTATTAAGCATTGTTTTCTTACATGAAAAGGTAAGGAAGTATCAAATTACAGCAATGATAATTGCTATTTTAGGTATGCTTTTAATAGTGAAACCTGAATTTTCATCATCTATGATTCCATCATTAGCTGGCTTATTCTCAGGTATTTTTGCAGCATCAGCATATACATGTGTTCGAGCACTTAGTACAAGAGAAGCACCATATACTATAGTATTTTACTTCTCCTTATTTTCTGTCATCGTTTTAATACCTTTCACTGCATATACTTATGAACCAATGAGTCAGATGCAAATACTTTATCTATTAGGGGCTGGCTTAGCTGCCGCTGTGGGTCAAATTGGTGTTACTTTAGCATATAGTTTTGCAGCAGCAAAAGATATTTCTATTTTTACGTATGCATCTATAATTTTCACAGCAATACTTGGATTTATTCTATTCGGAGAATCTCCAGATTTCTATGCAACATTAGGTTACGTCGTTATTATCGGTGCAAGTTATTACATGTTTGAAAAAGCACGCCGAGACGCCAAAATAATAAAAAAATAA
- the nrdI gene encoding class Ib ribonucleoside-diphosphate reductase assembly flavoprotein NrdI: protein MKIIYFSFTGNVRRFIKRTELENTLEITAENCMEPVHEPFIIVTGTIGFGEVPEPVQSFLEVNHQYIRGVAASGNRNWGLNFAKAGRTISEEYNVPLLMKFELHGKNKDVIEFKNKVGNFNENHGREKVQSY, encoded by the coding sequence ATGAAAATAATATATTTTTCATTTACTGGAAATGTCCGTCGTTTTATTAAGAGAACAGAACTTGAAAATACGCTTGAGATTACAGCAGAAAATTGTATGGAACCAGTTCATGAACCGTTTATTATCGTTACTGGCACTATTGGATTTGGAGAAGTACCAGAACCCGTTCAATCTTTTTTAGAAGTTAATCATCAATACATCAGAGGTGTGGCAGCTAGCGGTAATCGAAATTGGGGACTAAATTTCGCAAAAGCGGGTCGCACGATATCAGAAGAGTATAATGTCCCTTTATTAATGAAGTTTGAGTTACATGGAAAAAACAAAGACGTTATTGAATTTAAGAACAAGGTGGGTAATTTTAATGAAAACCATGGAAGAGAAAAAGTACAATCATATTGA
- the nrdE gene encoding class 1b ribonucleoside-diphosphate reductase subunit alpha gives MKTMEEKKYNHIELNNEVTKRREDGFFSLEKDQEALVAYLEEVKDKTIFFDTEIERLRYLVDNDFYFNVFDIYSEADLIEITDYAKSIPFNFASYMSASKFFKDYALKTNDKSQYLEDYNQHVAIVALYLANGNKAQAKQFISAMVEQRYQPATPTFLNAGRARRGELVSCFLLEVDDSLNSINFIDSTAKQLSKIGGGVAINLSKLRARGEAIKGIKGVAKGVLPIAKSLEGGFSYADQLGQRPGAGAVYLNIFHYDVEEFLDTKKVNADEDLRLSTISTGLIVPSKFFDLAKEGKDFYMFAPHTVKEEYGVTLDDIDLEKYYDDMVANPNVEKKKKNAREMLNLIAQTQLQSGYPYLMFKDNANRVHPNSNIGQIKMSNLCTEIFQLQETSIINDYGIEDEIKRDISCNLGSLNIVNVMESGKFRDSVHSGMDALTVVSDVANIQNAPGVRKANSELHSVGLGVMNLHGYLAKNKIGYESEEAKDFANIFFMMMNFYSIERSMEIAKERGIKYQDFEKSDYANGKYFEFYTTQEFEPQFEKVRELFDGMAIPTSEDWKKLQQDVEQYGLYHAYRLAIAPTQSISYVQNATSSVMPIVDQIERRTYGNAETFYPMPFLSPQTMWYYKSAFNTDQMKLIDLIATIQTHIDQGISTILYVNSEISTRELARLYVYAHYKGLKSLYYTRNKLLSVEECTSCSI, from the coding sequence ATGAAAACCATGGAAGAGAAAAAGTACAATCATATTGAATTAAATAATGAGGTCACTAAACGAAGAGAAGATGGATTCTTTAGTTTAGAAAAAGACCAAGAAGCTTTAGTAGCTTATTTAGAAGAAGTAAAAGACAAAACAATCTTCTTCGACACTGAAATCGAGCGTTTACGTTATTTAGTAGACAACGATTTTTATTTCAATGTGTTTGATATTTATAGTGAAGCGGATCTAATTGAAATCACTGATTATGCAAAATCAATCCCGTTTAATTTTGCAAGTTATATGTCAGCTAGTAAATTTTTCAAAGATTACGCTTTGAAAACAAATGATAAAAGTCAATACTTAGAAGACTATAATCAACACGTTGCCATTGTTGCTTTATACCTAGCAAATGGTAATAAAGCACAAGCTAAACAATTTATTTCTGCTATGGTTGAACAAAGATATCAACCAGCGACACCAACATTTTTAAACGCAGGCCGTGCGCGTCGTGGTGAGCTAGTGTCATGTTTCTTATTAGAAGTGGATGACAGCTTAAATTCAATTAACTTTATTGATTCAACTGCAAAACAATTAAGTAAAATTGGGGGCGGCGTTGCAATTAACTTATCTAAATTGCGTGCACGTGGTGAAGCAATTAAAGGAATTAAAGGCGTAGCGAAAGGCGTTTTACCTATTGCTAAGTCACTTGAAGGTGGCTTTAGCTATGCAGATCAACTTGGTCAACGCCCTGGTGCTGGTGCTGTGTACTTAAATATCTTCCATTATGATGTAGAAGAATTTTTAGATACTAAAAAAGTAAATGCGGATGAAGATTTACGTTTATCTACAATATCAACTGGTTTAATTGTTCCATCTAAATTCTTCGATTTAGCTAAAGAAGGTAAGGACTTTTATATGTTTGCACCTCATACAGTTAAAGAAGAATATGGTGTGACATTAGACGATATCGATTTAGAAAAATATTATGATGACATGGTTGCAAACCCAAATGTTGAGAAAAAGAAAAAGAATGCGCGTGAAATGTTGAATTTAATTGCGCAAACACAATTACAATCAGGTTATCCATATTTAATGTTTAAAGATAATGCTAACAGAGTGCATCCGAATTCAAACATTGGACAAATTAAAATGAGTAACTTATGTACGGAAATTTTCCAACTACAAGAAACTTCAATTATTAATGACTATGGTATTGAAGACGAAATTAAACGTGATATTTCTTGTAACTTGGGCTCATTAAATATTGTTAATGTAATGGAAAGCGGAAAATTCAGAGATTCAGTTCACTCTGGTATGGACGCATTAACTGTTGTGAGTGATGTAGCAAATATTCAAAATGCACCAGGAGTTAGAAAAGCTAACAGTGAATTACATTCAGTTGGTCTTGGTGTGATGAATTTACACGGTTACCTAGCAAAAAATAAAATTGGTTATGAGTCAGAAGAAGCAAAAGATTTTGCAAATATCTTCTTTATGATGATGAATTTCTACTCAATCGAACGTTCAATGGAAATCGCTAAAGAGCGTGGTATCAAATATCAAGACTTTGAAAAGTCTGATTATGCTAATGGCAAATATTTCGAGTTCTATACAACTCAAGAATTTGAACCTCAATTCGAAAAAGTACGTGAATTATTCGATGGTATGGCTATTCCTACTTCTGAGGATTGGAAGAAACTACAACAAGATGTTGAACAATATGGTTTATATCATGCATATAGATTAGCAATTGCTCCAACACAAAGTATTTCTTATGTTCAAAATGCAACAAGTTCTGTAATGCCAATCGTTGACCAAATTGAACGTCGTACTTATGGTAATGCGGAAACATTTTACCCTATGCCATTCTTATCACCACAAACAATGTGGTACTACAAATCAGCATTCAATACTGATCAGATGAAATTAATCGATTTAATTGCGACAATTCAAACGCATATTGACCAAGGTATCTCAACGATCCTTTATGTTAATTCTGAAATTTCTACACGTGAGTTAGCAAGATTATATGTATATGCGCACTATAAAGGATTAAAATCACTTTACTATACTAGAAATAAATTATTAAGTGTAGAAGAATGTACAAGTTGTTCTATCTAA
- the nrdF gene encoding class 1b ribonucleoside-diphosphate reductase subunit beta, with protein sequence MIAVNWNTQEDMTNMFWRQNISQMWVETEFKVSKDIASWKTLSEAEQDTFKKALAGLTGLDTHQADDGMPLVMLHTTDLRKKAVYSFMAMMEQIHAKSYSHIFTTLLPSSETNYLLDEWVLEEPHLKYKSDKIVANYHKLWGKEASIYDQYMARVTSVFLETFLFFSGFYYPLYLAGQGKMTTSGEIIRKILLDESIHGVFTGLDAQHLRNELSESEKQKADQEMYKLLNDLYLNEESYTKMLYDDLGITEDVLNYVKYNGNKALSNLGFEPYFEEREFNPIIENALDTTTKNHDFFSVKGDGYVLALNVEALQDDDFVFDNK encoded by the coding sequence ATGATAGCTGTTAATTGGAACACACAAGAAGATATGACGAATATGTTTTGGAGACAAAATATATCTCAAATGTGGGTTGAAACAGAATTTAAAGTATCAAAAGACATTGCAAGTTGGAAGACTTTATCTGAAGCTGAACAAGACACATTTAAAAAAGCATTAGCTGGTTTAACAGGCTTAGATACACATCAAGCAGATGATGGCATGCCTTTAGTTATGCTACATACGACTGACTTAAGGAAAAAAGCAGTTTATTCATTTATGGCGATGATGGAGCAAATACACGCGAAAAGCTATTCACATATTTTCACAACACTATTACCATCTAGTGAAACAAACTACCTATTAGATGAATGGGTTTTAGAGGAACCCCATTTAAAATATAAATCTGATAAAATTGTTGCTAATTATCACAAACTTTGGGGTAAAGAAGCTTCGATATACGACCAATATATGGCCAGAGTTACGAGTGTATTTTTAGAAACATTCTTATTCTTCTCAGGTTTCTATTATCCACTATATCTTGCTGGTCAAGGGAAAATGACGACATCAGGTGAAATCATTCGTAAAATTCTTTTAGATGAATCTATTCATGGTGTATTTACCGGTTTAGATGCACAGCATTTACGAAATGAACTATCTGAAAGTGAGAAACAAAAAGCAGATCAAGAAATGTATAAATTGCTAAATGACTTGTATTTAAATGAAGAGTCATACACAAAAATGTTATACGATGATCTTGGAATCACTGAAGATGTGCTAAACTATGTTAAATATAATGGAAACAAAGCACTTTCAAACTTAGGCTTTGAACCTTATTTTGAGGAACGTGAATTTAACCCAATCATTGAGAATGCCTTAGATACAACAACTAAAAACCATGACTTCTTCTCAGTAAAAGGTGATGGTTATGTATTAGCATTAAACGTAGAAGCATTACAAGATGATGACTTTGTATTTGACAACAAATAA
- a CDS encoding ABC transporter permease, giving the protein MKYLLKGNILLLLLILLTIISLFIGVSELSIKDLLHLTESQRNILFSSRIPRTMSILIAGSSLALAGLIMQQMMQNKFVSPTTAGTMEWAKLGILIALLFFPTGHILLKLVFAVICSICGTFLFVKIIDFIKVKDVIFVPLLGIMMGGIVASFTTFISLRTNAVQSIGNWLNGNFAIITSGRYEILYLSIPLLALTYLFANHFTIVGMGKDFTNNLGLSYEKLINIALFITATITALVVVTVGTLPFLGLVIPNIISIYRGDHLKNAIPHTMMLGAIFVLFSDIVGRIVVYPYEINIGLTIGVFGTIIFLILLMKGRKNYAQQ; this is encoded by the coding sequence ATGAAGTATTTATTAAAGGGAAATATTTTGCTTCTATTACTAATATTGTTGACAATTATTTCGTTGTTCATAGGTGTGAGTGAACTATCAATTAAAGATTTACTACATTTAACTGAGTCACAGCGGAATATTTTATTCTCAAGCCGAATACCAAGGACGATGAGTATTTTAATTGCTGGAAGTTCGTTGGCTTTAGCAGGCTTGATAATGCAACAAATGATGCAAAATAAGTTTGTTAGTCCGACTACAGCTGGAACGATGGAATGGGCTAAACTAGGTATTTTAATTGCTTTATTGTTCTTTCCAACCGGTCATATTTTATTAAAACTAGTATTTGCTGTTATTTGCAGTATTTGCGGTACGTTTTTATTTGTTAAAATCATTGATTTTATAAAAGTGAAAGATGTCATTTTTGTACCGCTTTTAGGAATTATGATGGGTGGGATTGTTGCAAGTTTCACAACCTTCATCTCATTGCGCACGAATGCTGTTCAAAGCATTGGTAACTGGCTTAACGGGAACTTTGCCATTATCACAAGTGGACGCTATGAAATTTTATATTTAAGTATTCCTCTTTTAGCATTGACATATCTTTTTGCTAATCATTTCACGATTGTAGGAATGGGTAAAGACTTTACTAATAATTTAGGTTTGAGTTACGAAAAATTAATTAACATCGCATTGTTTATTACTGCAACTATTACAGCATTGGTAGTGGTGACTGTTGGAACATTACCGTTCTTAGGACTAGTAATACCAAATATTATTTCAATTTATCGAGGTGATCATTTGAAAAATGCTATCCCTCATACGATGATGTTAGGTGCCATCTTTGTATTATTTTCTGATATAGTTGGCAGAATTGTTGTTTATCCATATGAAATAAATATTGGTTTAACAATAGGTGTATTTGGAACAATCATTTTCCTTATCTTGCTTATGAAAGGTAGGAAAAATTATGCGCAACAATAA
- a CDS encoding iron chelate uptake ABC transporter family permease subunit, with protein sequence MRNNNKKIMLLIAVTLLISMLYLFVGIDFEIFEYQFSSRLRKFILIILVGAAIATSVVIFQAITNNRLLTPSIMGLDAVYLFIKVLPVFLFGIQSVWVTNVYLNFILTLITMVLFALILFQGIFKIGHFSIYFILLIGVLLGTFFRSITGFIQLIMDPESFLAIQSSMFANFNASNSNLVTFSAVLLVILLVITILLLPYLDVLLLGRAEAINLGISYEKLTRILLVIVSVLVSVSTALVGPITFLGLLTVNLAHELMKTYEHKYILIATICLSWISLFSAQWVVESVFEATTEMSILIDLIGGSYFIYLLVRRRNAQ encoded by the coding sequence ATGCGCAACAATAATAAAAAAATAATGCTTTTAATTGCAGTAACGTTATTAATTAGTATGCTGTACTTATTTGTAGGTATTGATTTTGAAATATTTGAATATCAATTTTCAAGTCGTTTAAGAAAGTTCATATTAATTATTTTAGTAGGTGCTGCCATTGCAACTTCAGTGGTGATTTTTCAAGCGATTACAAATAACCGTCTATTGACACCATCAATAATGGGGTTAGATGCAGTTTATTTATTTATCAAAGTATTGCCAGTCTTTTTATTTGGAATTCAATCGGTATGGGTTACTAATGTATATTTGAACTTTATATTAACACTTATAACGATGGTGTTATTCGCACTAATCCTATTCCAAGGTATCTTTAAAATCGGACATTTTTCAATTTATTTTATCTTACTTATTGGTGTCCTTTTAGGAACATTTTTTAGAAGCATAACAGGTTTTATTCAACTGATTATGGATCCTGAGTCATTTTTAGCAATACAAAGTAGTATGTTTGCTAATTTTAATGCTTCTAATTCGAATTTAGTTACTTTCTCAGCAGTGCTATTAGTAATCTTATTAGTCATTACAATTTTACTATTGCCTTATTTAGATGTATTGCTTTTAGGTCGTGCTGAAGCAATTAATCTTGGGATATCGTATGAAAAATTAACGCGAATTCTACTTGTAATAGTCTCAGTTTTAGTTTCTGTGTCAACTGCATTAGTAGGACCAATTACATTTTTAGGTTTATTAACTGTAAATCTAGCGCATGAACTAATGAAGACGTATGAACATAAGTATATTTTAATTGCGACAATTTGCTTGAGTTGGATTAGTTTATTTAGTGCGCAATGGGTAGTTGAAAGTGTGTTTGAAGCTACGACAGAAATGAGTATACTTATTGATTTGATTGGTGGAAGTTATTTCATTTATCTATTAGTTAGAAGGAGAAATGCGCAATGA
- a CDS encoding ABC transporter ATP-binding protein, whose translation MIQVENLTKTINNQMILEDISIDIEKGKLTSLIGPNGAGKSTLLSAICRLIRFENGEVKIDGQLMSDYKNNDLSKKISILKQTNHTEMNITVEQLVNFGRFPYSKGRLTKEDHDIVNDALDLLQLQDIRNRNIKSLSGGQRQRAYIAMTIAQDTEYILLDEPLNNLDMKHAVQIMQTLKMLAHKMNKAIVIVLHDINFASCYSDQIVALKNGQLVKSDLKDNVIQSSVLSDLYDMNIQIEHIRNQRICLYFKD comes from the coding sequence ATGATTCAAGTTGAAAATTTAACTAAAACTATAAATAATCAAATGATATTGGAAGATATTAGCATAGATATCGAAAAAGGTAAATTGACTTCTTTAATTGGACCTAATGGTGCGGGTAAGAGTACTTTACTTTCAGCGATATGTAGGTTAATTCGTTTTGAGAACGGTGAAGTGAAAATAGATGGACAGCTCATGTCTGATTATAAAAATAATGACTTGTCGAAAAAAATATCTATATTAAAACAAACAAACCATACTGAAATGAATATTACGGTAGAGCAGTTGGTAAACTTTGGACGATTCCCTTATTCTAAAGGTCGTTTGACGAAAGAGGATCATGATATTGTCAATGATGCGCTAGATTTGTTGCAACTACAAGATATCAGAAATCGTAATATTAAGTCATTATCTGGTGGACAACGTCAGCGTGCATACATTGCAATGACAATAGCACAAGATACTGAATATATTTTGCTAGATGAACCATTAAATAATTTAGATATGAAGCATGCTGTTCAAATTATGCAAACGTTAAAAATGTTAGCGCATAAAATGAATAAAGCGATTGTCATTGTGTTACATGATATTAACTTTGCGTCCTGTTATTCAGATCAGATTGTAGCATTGAAAAACGGACAACTAGTTAAGTCAGATTTGAAAGATAATGTCATTCAAAGTAGTGTTTTAAGTGATTTATATGACATGAATATTCAAATTGAACATATAAGAAATCAAAGGATTTGTTTATATTTTAAGGATTGA